The following proteins are encoded in a genomic region of Streptomyces lunaelactis:
- a CDS encoding MFS transporter, with amino-acid sequence MTDKRTTLWRHADFRNLWFGLTASLFGSKVTAVALPLIAAVSLAATPFEMGVLIAAEGLPYLFISLFAGVWLDRSAKRPILILTDLVRAGLLLLLPIGWAGDFLSFPLLLAVSLAVGVCTVVSDIGSASYLPLLIDRKDLVEGNSKLELSSSASDIAGNAIGGGLLQIISAPLAVIINSFTYLVSAVFTGLIGHREAKPAPAGAVEAAVQPGVWREIAEGAQPVLRNKVVRTLVTATLVFNLFTLVIEPVFLIFITRTLGLEPFFIGLIFASAGAGALVGALVAERATRLLGVGRAMVFSLVIAGLSALLIPVATQLPKTEASLLIVAMHFIDSAMVIIYNVNQRSLRSAVTPDDLQGRMNATIRMVVMGVTPVGALAGGFLGGWLGAQQTLALGAVGVLLSGVVILLSGVRSVREIPDADPVAV; translated from the coding sequence GTGACCGACAAGAGAACGACCCTGTGGCGGCACGCCGACTTCCGCAACCTGTGGTTCGGACTGACCGCGTCGCTGTTCGGGTCCAAAGTCACGGCCGTGGCGCTTCCGCTGATCGCAGCCGTCTCGCTGGCGGCGACGCCGTTCGAGATGGGCGTCCTGATCGCGGCGGAGGGACTGCCCTACCTCTTCATCAGCCTGTTCGCCGGGGTGTGGCTGGACCGGAGCGCCAAGCGCCCCATCCTCATCCTCACCGACCTGGTGCGCGCGGGGCTGCTGCTGCTCCTGCCGATCGGCTGGGCGGGCGACTTCCTCTCCTTCCCGCTGCTGCTCGCGGTGTCGCTGGCCGTCGGCGTCTGCACGGTGGTCTCCGACATCGGCAGCGCCTCCTATCTGCCGCTGCTCATCGACCGCAAGGACCTGGTCGAAGGCAACAGCAAGCTGGAGCTGAGCAGTTCCGCCTCGGACATCGCGGGCAACGCGATCGGTGGCGGCTTGCTCCAGATCATCTCCGCGCCTCTCGCGGTGATCATCAACTCGTTCACGTACCTGGTGTCGGCCGTCTTCACCGGCCTCATCGGGCACCGCGAGGCGAAGCCCGCCCCGGCCGGCGCGGTCGAGGCCGCCGTACAGCCCGGCGTCTGGCGGGAGATCGCCGAGGGCGCGCAGCCCGTGCTGCGTAACAAGGTGGTCCGCACGCTGGTCACCGCCACGCTGGTCTTCAACCTCTTCACCCTGGTGATCGAGCCGGTCTTCCTGATCTTCATCACCCGGACGCTGGGCCTGGAACCGTTCTTCATCGGGCTGATCTTCGCCTCCGCCGGGGCGGGCGCGCTGGTCGGGGCGCTGGTCGCCGAGCGAGCGACCCGACTCCTGGGAGTCGGGCGCGCGATGGTCTTCTCCCTGGTGATCGCGGGGCTGTCGGCCCTGCTGATCCCGGTGGCCACGCAGCTGCCGAAGACCGAGGCGTCGTTGCTCATCGTGGCCATGCACTTCATCGACTCGGCCATGGTCATCATCTACAACGTCAACCAGCGCAGCCTGCGGTCGGCCGTCACTCCCGACGACCTCCAGGGCCGGATGAACGCGACGATCCGGATGGTCGTGATGGGCGTCACCCCGGTCGGCGCCCTCGCCGGCGGCTTTCTCGGCGGCTGGTTGGGTGCCCAGCAGACACTGGCGCTCGGCGCCGTCGGTGTCCTGCTCTCCGGCGTCGTGATCCTGCTGTCCGGCGTCCGATCGGTGCGGGAGATCCCCGATGCCGACCCTGTAGCGGTCTGA
- a CDS encoding argininosuccinate lyase, translated as MKHTLSGRISSGPSFLLRTELLDPQFAYEAEHLLPYYVKIERTLVAEYARMRLISPEQTRELDGLLAGATREVITGQQQANMSDIAFALERHVEAGLSAPVPTWHLDRSRNDLQACAQLMFGRGRLIGAAESLLEFQEAARQLAEATTDLPMPGYTHHQAAQIITPGFYLAALSEHVQHTLRRLLATYDGFDACPLGAGAMSGQELPWDRDRMASLLGFRRAQPNALMSVASRGWALEITAEFGVFGVALSRFATDLLAWGSSEYGFIDLPDELSGISSAMPQKKNFPILERIRGRSAHLSSFHIDVTLGQRNTPYSNTVEVSKEAGAHVYEAFEALRSTLRLFTEVLRHLTFRADRMAEVCEREFLGGFALANSLTLAEEVPWRRAQVIAGRYIVAAVAAGRKPADGDPELLRAAAEAEGHVLRDPARTLGDAFDVGRALRRMKSSGSAHPDAVGAALRAQRDEHERLVREWAARAATARATGEDGNGHASAP; from the coding sequence GTGAAGCACACACTCAGCGGCCGCATTTCTAGCGGCCCCAGCTTCCTCCTCCGGACCGAGCTGCTCGATCCGCAGTTCGCCTACGAGGCCGAGCACCTGCTCCCCTACTACGTGAAGATCGAGCGCACGCTCGTCGCCGAGTACGCGCGTATGCGGCTCATCAGCCCGGAACAGACGCGGGAGCTGGACGGCCTGCTCGCCGGTGCGACCCGGGAGGTCATCACCGGGCAGCAGCAGGCGAACATGTCCGACATCGCGTTCGCGCTGGAGCGGCACGTGGAGGCCGGGCTGTCCGCGCCGGTCCCGACCTGGCACCTCGACCGGAGCCGCAATGACCTCCAGGCCTGCGCCCAGCTGATGTTCGGCCGTGGCCGGCTCATCGGCGCGGCGGAGTCACTGCTGGAGTTCCAGGAGGCGGCCCGGCAGCTGGCGGAGGCCACCACCGATCTGCCCATGCCCGGCTACACCCACCACCAGGCCGCCCAGATCATCACCCCGGGCTTCTACCTGGCGGCGCTCTCCGAGCACGTCCAGCACACGCTGCGCCGACTGCTCGCCACGTACGACGGCTTTGATGCCTGCCCGCTGGGTGCGGGCGCCATGTCCGGCCAGGAACTGCCCTGGGACCGGGACAGGATGGCATCCCTGCTGGGCTTCCGGCGGGCACAGCCGAACGCGCTGATGTCGGTCGCCTCGCGCGGCTGGGCCCTGGAGATCACCGCCGAGTTCGGGGTCTTCGGGGTGGCGCTGAGCCGGTTCGCGACGGACCTGCTGGCCTGGGGGAGCAGCGAGTACGGCTTCATCGACCTGCCGGACGAGCTGTCGGGCATCTCGTCGGCCATGCCGCAGAAGAAGAACTTCCCGATCCTGGAGCGCATCCGCGGTCGCAGCGCCCATCTGTCGTCGTTCCACATCGATGTGACGCTGGGTCAGCGCAACACGCCGTACTCCAACACCGTCGAGGTCTCCAAGGAGGCCGGAGCGCACGTCTACGAGGCGTTCGAGGCGCTGCGCAGCACGCTGCGGCTGTTCACCGAGGTCCTGCGGCACCTCACTTTCCGGGCAGACCGGATGGCCGAGGTCTGCGAGCGGGAGTTCCTGGGCGGCTTCGCCCTCGCCAACTCCCTGACGCTGGCCGAGGAGGTCCCCTGGCGACGCGCCCAGGTGATCGCGGGGCGGTACATCGTCGCGGCGGTGGCGGCAGGCCGCAAGCCTGCCGACGGCGACCCGGAGCTGCTGCGCGCGGCGGCCGAGGCGGAGGGTCACGTGCTGCGCGACCCGGCCAGGACGCTGGGCGACGCCTTCGACGTGGGGCGGGCGCTGCGCCGGATGAAGTCCAGCGGGTCGGCGCACCCGGACGCGGTGGGCGCGGCACTGCGCGCGCAGCGGGACGAGCACGAGCGGCTCGTACGGGAGTGGGCGGCGCGGGCGGCGACCGCCCGGGCAACGGGGGAGGACGGAAATGGACACGCAAGCGCGCCCTAA
- a CDS encoding pyridoxal-phosphate dependent enzyme, translating to MNEAIGNTPLVRLAVSASEGTRVYAKLELANAFGMKDRVAKNIVAEARRLGVLRPGAPIVESSSGTMALGVALVGRSLSHPVHIVTDPRTDPTTLAKLRALGCEVHVVPAMTDGGWQGARLARLAELMRELPGSFWPQQYSNPDNPGAYRVLADEILRDLGPVDTLVGAVGSGGSLCGTGRALRRTLPGLRVVGVDSVGSTLFDQPDVPGRLQSGLGNSLHPNNLDRTAIDEIHWLNDREAFAATRDLAREQQIFAGNTSGSVYRLLRELALTATPGSRIVGIFPDRGDRYTETVYSDAYWAAHRLEELPFSDAPAPVGYGTAVRSWSRAGLDERPARQRHLLFVEANTSGTGVQALRAAAALGLTAVLLTSKPERYVGAVETGCEVLVCDTNQMPVLRKAIQERFRREEIAGITTTSDFYVPTVAGLADWLGLPGNSEDAANRCRNKASLRRTLKDAGVPQPRFAVVTDVAQVAAGVAAVGLPCVVKPADDSGSNDVLLCATAAEATEHAARVLAVESNVRGLPTARTVLIEEYLDALEYSVEMFSDGDEVTCVGVTAKYLTGTPYFVETRHVFPAPLPEAERAALTDTVTLALKATGMRFGPTHTEVKLTARGPEIIEINPRLAGGMIPELIRLATGSDLLEQQVRAAAALPVDLSAERSGHAGIQFLLAEHPGTLASVDGTAEVLSAEGIERVTVTASEGIDVRPPRNAYDRLGHVIARGDDAADVMDALDSALRGISVQLCTDTFAK from the coding sequence ATGAACGAAGCGATCGGCAACACACCGCTGGTCCGGCTCGCCGTCTCCGCCTCCGAAGGGACGCGGGTGTACGCCAAGCTGGAACTCGCCAACGCGTTCGGCATGAAGGACCGCGTCGCCAAGAACATCGTGGCCGAGGCCCGCCGCCTGGGCGTGCTGCGGCCGGGCGCGCCGATCGTGGAGAGCTCGTCAGGCACCATGGCTCTGGGCGTGGCCCTGGTCGGACGTTCGCTCAGCCACCCGGTGCACATCGTCACGGACCCACGGACCGACCCGACCACCCTGGCGAAGCTGCGCGCCCTGGGGTGCGAGGTGCACGTGGTGCCCGCCATGACCGACGGCGGCTGGCAGGGCGCCCGGCTGGCCCGGCTGGCGGAGCTCATGCGCGAACTCCCCGGCTCCTTCTGGCCGCAGCAGTACAGCAACCCGGACAACCCCGGCGCGTACCGGGTCCTCGCCGACGAGATCCTGCGCGACCTCGGCCCGGTCGACACGCTGGTCGGCGCGGTCGGCAGCGGCGGCTCGCTGTGCGGGACCGGTCGCGCCCTGCGCCGTACCCTGCCCGGACTGCGGGTCGTCGGCGTGGACTCCGTCGGCAGCACCCTCTTTGACCAGCCGGACGTGCCCGGCCGCCTCCAGAGCGGTCTCGGCAACAGCCTGCACCCGAACAACCTCGACCGGACCGCGATCGACGAGATCCACTGGCTCAACGACCGCGAGGCGTTCGCCGCCACCCGTGACCTCGCCCGTGAGCAGCAGATCTTCGCGGGCAACACGTCCGGCTCCGTCTACCGCCTGCTGCGCGAGCTGGCCCTGACGGCCACGCCGGGCAGTCGGATCGTCGGCATCTTCCCGGACCGTGGCGACCGGTACACCGAGACCGTCTACAGCGACGCCTACTGGGCCGCGCACCGGCTGGAGGAGCTCCCGTTCTCAGACGCCCCGGCCCCGGTCGGCTACGGCACCGCCGTCCGCTCCTGGTCCCGCGCCGGTCTGGACGAGCGGCCCGCCCGCCAGCGCCACCTGCTCTTCGTCGAGGCCAACACCAGCGGCACCGGGGTGCAGGCGCTGAGGGCGGCGGCCGCGCTCGGCCTCACCGCCGTGCTGCTCACCAGCAAGCCGGAGCGGTACGTCGGTGCCGTGGAGACGGGCTGCGAGGTGCTGGTCTGTGACACCAACCAGATGCCTGTCCTCCGTAAGGCCATCCAGGAGCGCTTCCGCCGGGAGGAGATCGCCGGCATCACCACGACCAGCGACTTCTACGTCCCCACGGTCGCCGGACTCGCCGACTGGCTGGGCCTGCCCGGCAACTCCGAGGACGCGGCGAACCGTTGTCGCAACAAGGCGTCGCTGCGCCGGACGCTGAAGGACGCAGGCGTCCCGCAGCCCCGCTTCGCCGTCGTGACGGACGTCGCGCAGGTCGCGGCGGGCGTCGCCGCCGTGGGCCTGCCGTGCGTGGTCAAGCCCGCCGACGACTCCGGCTCCAACGACGTGCTGCTGTGCGCCACGGCCGCCGAGGCGACGGAGCACGCCGCCCGGGTGCTGGCCGTCGAGAGCAACGTACGGGGGCTGCCCACGGCCCGCACCGTGCTGATCGAGGAGTACCTCGATGCGCTCGAGTACAGCGTCGAGATGTTCAGCGACGGCGACGAGGTCACGTGCGTCGGCGTCACCGCCAAGTACCTCACCGGGACGCCGTACTTCGTGGAGACCCGGCACGTCTTCCCGGCCCCGCTGCCGGAAGCCGAGCGGGCCGCGCTGACCGATACCGTCACCCTGGCGCTGAAGGCGACCGGGATGCGCTTCGGCCCGACGCACACCGAGGTCAAGCTCACCGCCCGGGGCCCGGAGATCATCGAGATCAACCCGCGGCTGGCCGGTGGCATGATCCCCGAACTGATCAGGCTGGCCACCGGATCCGACCTGCTGGAACAGCAGGTCCGGGCCGCCGCCGCGCTGCCGGTGGATCTCTCCGCCGAGCGGTCGGGCCACGCGGGCATCCAGTTCCTGCTTGCCGAGCACCCCGGCACGCTGGCCTCCGTCGACGGCACCGCCGAGGTGCTGTCCGCCGAGGGGATCGAGCGGGTGACCGTGACGGCGTCCGAGGGCATCGACGTCCGCCCGCCGCGCAACGCCTACGACCGGCTGGGCCATGTCATCGCGCGCGGTGACGACGCCGCCGACGTGATGGACGCCCTCGACTCGGCCCTACGCGGGATCAGCGTCCAGCTGTGCACCGACACGTTCGCGAAGTAG
- a CDS encoding GntG family PLP-dependent aldolase, producing MIELRSDTFTLPTPAMIRAMNEAPLGDDVYGEDPTVRQLEERSADLLGKQAACLMPSGTMANLASILVHAPRGSKMLAGAESDIYIYEAAGATVCGGVMYERIPNQPDGRLLLSDLRAGFPDEPEDEQFALPSLICLENTQNRCGGVVLPQSYMKEVWEFAHERDVAVHLDGARLFNAAVALAIPASEIAQYADSVQFCLSKGLGAPIGSMVAGSEDFITEVRRARKMLGGGMRQAGIIAAAGLVALNDLGRLQDDHANALRLAEGLAEIDGIDTDPAAVQTNIVMFKVTDPRFTWQMFVEAAGHLGLSLAELGHGRLRAVTHNGVSTADIDTALSIVRQVLTEGRGN from the coding sequence ATGATCGAACTGCGCAGTGACACCTTCACCCTGCCCACTCCGGCGATGATACGGGCGATGAACGAGGCCCCGCTGGGTGACGACGTGTACGGGGAGGACCCGACCGTCCGCCAGCTGGAGGAACGTTCCGCCGACCTGCTGGGCAAGCAGGCGGCCTGCCTGATGCCGAGCGGCACCATGGCCAACCTCGCCTCCATCCTGGTGCACGCCCCGCGCGGCTCGAAGATGCTGGCCGGCGCCGAGAGCGACATCTACATCTACGAGGCCGCTGGTGCCACGGTCTGCGGCGGCGTGATGTACGAGCGGATCCCCAACCAGCCCGACGGCCGGCTCCTCCTCTCCGACCTGCGCGCCGGGTTCCCCGACGAACCCGAGGACGAGCAGTTCGCGTTGCCCTCCCTCATCTGTCTGGAGAACACCCAGAACCGCTGCGGCGGCGTGGTGCTCCCGCAGAGCTACATGAAGGAGGTGTGGGAGTTCGCCCACGAGCGCGACGTCGCCGTGCACCTGGACGGCGCGCGCCTGTTCAACGCCGCCGTAGCCCTCGCGATCCCGGCCAGCGAGATCGCGCAGTACGCGGACTCCGTGCAGTTCTGCCTCTCCAAGGGGCTCGGCGCACCCATCGGCTCGATGGTCGCCGGAAGCGAGGACTTCATCACCGAGGTCCGCCGGGCCCGCAAGATGCTCGGCGGCGGTATGCGCCAGGCGGGCATCATCGCGGCTGCCGGCCTGGTGGCCCTCAACGACCTGGGACGGCTCCAGGACGACCACGCCAACGCGCTGCGGCTGGCCGAGGGCCTCGCGGAGATCGACGGGATCGACACCGACCCCGCCGCCGTGCAGACCAACATCGTCATGTTCAAGGTCACTGACCCCCGCTTCACCTGGCAGATGTTCGTCGAGGCCGCCGGGCACCTCGGTCTCTCACTGGCCGAACTCGGCCACGGCAGGCTGCGCGCCGTGACCCACAACGGAGTCAGCACGGCGGACATCGACACGGCGCTGTCGATCGTGCGCCAGGTGCTCACCGAAGGGCGGGGCAACTGA
- a CDS encoding GHMP family kinase ATP-binding protein, protein MDTQARPKATETIVRGTGTAFGTFGELLQGVLPGGDRHFMVTFPVAAWSTAVFRHSPDRDGFVVWPPHKGKAVRIAELALAAAGRSGGGSLELSSELPEGKGMASSSADLVATVRAVGAALGTTFDAAAIESFLREIEPTDGVMYDEIVAYYHREAELREGLGILPSLAIVAYDEGGQVDTIAHNRDARQVSEADKAEYARLLDELCGAVRARDLTAVGRVATRSSELNAAARSRRSLPELRRICEETGGLGVACAHSGTVLGILYAADDPELTRKVGAARAACSALPGTTTVHRSLGHGDVWSACSMEVTARDNTAPARTASTEHAWGA, encoded by the coding sequence ATGGACACGCAAGCGCGCCCTAAGGCGACTGAGACGATCGTGCGCGGCACCGGCACGGCGTTCGGCACCTTCGGCGAACTCCTGCAAGGCGTACTGCCCGGCGGCGACCGGCACTTCATGGTGACCTTCCCGGTCGCCGCATGGAGCACGGCGGTCTTCCGCCACTCTCCGGACCGCGACGGATTCGTGGTCTGGCCGCCGCACAAGGGCAAGGCGGTGCGCATCGCCGAGCTGGCGCTGGCCGCCGCCGGGCGGAGCGGCGGCGGCTCACTGGAGCTGAGCAGCGAACTGCCCGAGGGCAAAGGGATGGCCAGTTCCTCCGCGGACCTGGTGGCCACCGTGCGCGCGGTGGGCGCGGCGCTGGGCACGACGTTCGACGCGGCGGCGATCGAGTCGTTCCTGCGGGAGATCGAACCGACCGACGGGGTCATGTACGACGAGATCGTCGCGTACTACCACCGCGAGGCCGAACTCCGTGAGGGGCTGGGGATCCTGCCGTCGCTGGCCATCGTCGCGTACGACGAGGGCGGTCAGGTCGACACGATCGCGCACAACCGGGACGCGCGGCAGGTCAGCGAGGCCGACAAGGCGGAGTACGCCCGGCTGCTGGACGAGCTGTGCGGCGCCGTCCGGGCCCGTGACCTGACCGCCGTGGGCCGCGTCGCCACCCGCAGCTCCGAGCTCAACGCGGCGGCCCGGTCCCGCCGGAGCCTGCCCGAGCTGCGCCGGATCTGCGAGGAGACCGGCGGACTGGGGGTGGCCTGTGCCCACAGCGGCACGGTGCTCGGCATCCTCTACGCCGCCGACGACCCGGAGCTGACGAGGAAGGTCGGGGCGGCCCGGGCCGCGTGCTCCGCACTGCCCGGCACCACCACCGTGCACCGGTCGCTGGGCCATGGCGACGTGTGGAGCGCCTGCTCCATGGAAGTGACGGCGCGGGATAACACCGCACCGGCTCGCACCGCGAGCACCGAACATGCCTGGGGGGCGTGA